The DNA region CTGTCTTGTTGCGCCGTCTCCTTCTGCCATTGCAATACTGCAGTCTGCTTCACGTAAAGCTAAAACGTCATTTACTCCATCACCAGTCATCGCGACAACATGGTCATTATCTTTTAGTTCACGAACGATGATTCGTTTTTGCTGTGGTGTCACTCGACCAAAAACTGTATACTCATGTACTGCTTTACGAACCTGTTCTTCTGTATCTAAAGTAGATAAATCGATATATGACTCATAACCGAACAAACCTGCTCGGCGAGCGATATTCGATACCGTCACTGGATTATCTCCGGAAATGACTTTTAAATCAATGCCTTCTTCACGTAAATAAGCTAGTGTCTCATTTGCATTTTGGCGAATTGGATCATCGATTTCTAACACAGCTAAAGGCTCTAGGTGCGGCATCGTTTGCTCATCCAAACGAATGTGTTCAGCAATCCCCAGCATCAGCACACGATAGCCATTTTCCTGAGCATCTAAAACTTCTTTAGGTAGCCGTTCAGCTGAGAATAATTTTTCAGGCGCTCCAAGGTACACAGTCCCAAGCTCGGTAAAATCGATCGCTCCCCATTTTCTCTCAGAAGAAAATGGTAAAGTTTGTTCTGCACCATAACGATTTGATAAGTCAAAATGATCTCGAATCGCTTGCATCGTAATATTATTATCTGTACTTTCAGCTAGATAACTTCCTATAATCTGTGGAAAGTTCTCGTGATATTCAGCATGAAGCACTGTTACTTTTTGGACTTTCATTTTTCCTTCGGTGATCGTCCCTGTTTTATCTAGACATAGTGTATCGACATGTGCCAACGTTTCGATAGAATACATATCTTGAACTAAAATTCGTTTTTTAGCTAGCTTGGCAACACCTGTTGTCAACGCGATACTAATCAGTAAAACCAATCCTTTTGGCAGCATCCCTAACAAAGCAGCTGCTGAAGCGACCACAGATCCTTTTAGACCTGCATCTCTGATCAAAAATCCTTCTAAAAATAAAATGATACCCAATGGAATGATCACTAAACTGGTAAATTTCGATACTTTTCGAATTGAGTTTACTAGCTCTGATTGAATTGGTTTATGGACCTTTGCTTCCGCTGTAATTTTGACCGCATAGTTTTCAGCTCCGACATGGATAACTTTAGCATAGACTTGTCCACTCGCTAAAAAACTGCCGGAAAGTAGGATATCTCCACTCACTTTTTCGATCAAATCAGATTCCCCCGTCAGCAGGGCTTCATTTGCTTCTGCTTTTCCTTCAATTACTTCTAAATCAGAAGGAACCTGTTCACCTGCTGCAATCACAACGATATCGTCCATGACTAATTCTTTGGTATCGATCTCGACTTCTTTTCCATCACGTACGACATGTACGCTTTCTTTGGCAACGATCGATAACTTTTGGACTAAATTTCTGGCATGTATCTCTTGATAGATCCCCATACCCATATTGACTAAAATAATTGCTAGAAAGGCTAGATTAGAATAAGCCCCAACAAAAAATAAACAGACAGCAATGGCAAAGTTCAAAAAGTTGAACAAGGTCATTACATTGTCGTAAATAATGTCTTTCGTTGATTTTGCAACATTTTCTTCGTAATCATTTTGTAGGCCTTGCCTCTTTCTCTCTTCTACCTCCGATTGAGTCAGACCCTGTTTTATATCAAAATTATTTGCCATGAATTAGCTTCCCTACTTTCTCCTTGTTAAAGATACACATTCTTTAGTTTACTTGTTAATAGAAAGAACTTCAAGAAAATCCTTGAGAATTCGTATAATT from Enterococcus sp. 9D6_DIV0238 includes:
- a CDS encoding cation-translocating P-type ATPase, coding for MANNFDIKQGLTQSEVEERKRQGLQNDYEENVAKSTKDIIYDNVMTLFNFLNFAIAVCLFFVGAYSNLAFLAIILVNMGMGIYQEIHARNLVQKLSIVAKESVHVVRDGKEVEIDTKELVMDDIVVIAAGEQVPSDLEVIEGKAEANEALLTGESDLIEKVSGDILLSGSFLASGQVYAKVIHVGAENYAVKITAEAKVHKPIQSELVNSIRKVSKFTSLVIIPLGIILFLEGFLIRDAGLKGSVVASAAALLGMLPKGLVLLISIALTTGVAKLAKKRILVQDMYSIETLAHVDTLCLDKTGTITEGKMKVQKVTVLHAEYHENFPQIIGSYLAESTDNNITMQAIRDHFDLSNRYGAEQTLPFSSERKWGAIDFTELGTVYLGAPEKLFSAERLPKEVLDAQENGYRVLMLGIAEHIRLDEQTMPHLEPLAVLEIDDPIRQNANETLAYLREEGIDLKVISGDNPVTVSNIARRAGLFGYESYIDLSTLDTEEQVRKAVHEYTVFGRVTPQQKRIIVRELKDNDHVVAMTGDGVNDVLALREADCSIAMAEGDGATRQISNLVLLDSDFTTLPDVLFEGRRVVNNVTKVASIFFIKTIYSFILSMICMFTAIAFPFIPIQITLIDLAIEGYPAFFLSFESDKRKVNGKFLPTALRNASVNAVLVVLNIVAVYLLAQGRGFSQMETTTLMYYLLIGISCMAVVRACLPFNPLRIFLAVTTIGGIYVAAMLFHHILEVGFLTSQTLPIFAVMMVINIVVRIIIGFYQMKRAGKTIKEL